The Sphingosinicellaceae bacterium genome includes the window GGCGTAGCCGATGCTTGCCCCGATGGTGACGAGCTGCCCGGCGACGGTCTGCGGCTCCGACACTGCCGCGACGATGCGCTCGGCGAGTGCGGCGGCGCGGCGCGGCGAGCCCTGCGGGATGACCACCGCGAACTCGTCACCGCCCAGACGCCCGATGGTGGCGCCCTGCCCCGCCACCGCCCGCAGCCGGTCGGCGACGCTGCGCAGCAGGCTGTCGCCGGCGACGTGCCCAAGCGAATCGTTGACCTGCTTGAAGCGGTCGAGATCGACGAACAGCAGCGCGCAGCCGCCGGTCCGCAGTGCCTCGCCCAGCGTCTCGCGGAGCAAGGCACGGTTGGCGAGACCGGTCAGCGGGTCGTAGCGTGCCAGCTGGGCGATGCGGTCGGCGGCGCGCCGCGCCTCGGTGACGTCGCTGCCGACGCCGCGGTAGCCCGAGAAACGCCGCCCCTCGAACCGCGGTGTCCCCGCGATCGACCACCAGCGTAGCTCACCGCGCACCACGACCGGAACCTGGAGATGGCGGAACGGGGTCTGCGTGGTGAAGTGTCGCCCAAGCTGCCGGATCGCGCCGCGCACCGCCGGGTCACGCCGGTCGGGCCCGATCAGGCCGATCAGCGGTGCGTTGATGAGCGCGGTGTAGGGGCGGCCGGCGGCCTCGCACAGCCGCGGCGAGACGTGGGTCAGGCGGCCGTGAGCATCGACCTCGATCAGCCAGTCGCTGCCGTGCGCCTCGAACTCGTTGAGCAGGAGGCCGATTGTTGCGCTGGCCTCGGCATGGTCGGCCTGGATGCGCATCCGGACCATCAGGCTGAGGCTGGTCATCGTCGTGCCGCGGATGATCAGCAGCGCAAAGCTCGCGAAGGCCAGCCACACGAGCGGCGTTGACAACGGCGACCATGCGGGCAGCCCGGCAACCGTCGCCAGCGCGATCATTACGGCCAGCGCCGCACCGCACGCCGGCAGCATCGCGGTGGCGAACCCGCAGGCCGCCAGCGTGATGCCCGACAGCAGAACGAGCACCATCTGGTCCTCGACCGCGATCACCGGCAACAGGTGGAGGACGAGCGCACCCCAGGCGACGCCGAACCCGATGACCTCCGCGTTGACCAGCCAGAAGTCGCGTGGGCTCGCTTCGCGAACCTCCGCAAAACCCCGCGAGCGCCACCAGCGCGCCAGCCAGATGCTGCCGAGCCCGGCGATGACTGCCGCCCAGCCGACCATGAACCTGGGGTCGTAGACCGACCGCAGCAGCCACGCGAGACTGCCGAGGTTGACCGCCATCACCGCGACGTTGAACGGCGCATAGCGATTGAGCATCGCCAGCTGAGCGCCCCGCACCCGCGCCCAGAACGGCGTCGGTGCCTGCCGCAGTCCGAACGCCTGCCGCCAGCCGATGGTCTTTGCCGCCGCGATCGGGGGCCGGAACAACGCCGTCATGTCCTGCTCCGCCCGCGCCGCCGGGGTGTGCAGCGTAGAACGGCAGGCGGCGGGCTGGGCTTAGCGAGCCATCCCGCGTCAGCGTTTGGCCACCTTGATCAACGGTCGGCTGAGATCCCGCGCCGGGTTATCGACTGTTTCGCAGCCGACGATCCATGCCGGGGTAAGTAGTTGCACCGATAGGGAATCGGGCGCAGTTTTCGCGACGGGGAGACGGTCGATGGCGCTTGAATTCCTGATTTATGCTTCACATCCGTTCGGATTCGACGAAGCGATGCTGGGCGGGCTGCTGCGACAGGCGCGGCGCAATAACGCCCGCGACGGCATCACCGGCGCGCTGATCGTCCGCCAGGACCTCTACCTGCAATGGCTGGAAGGACCGCCGGAGGCGCTCGCAACGCTGTACCGGAATATTGTCCGTGACGATCGTCATCTGGACGTCCAGCGGCTCGATGGGGGGCCCGCTACCGAGCGACGTTTCGCGGACTGGGCGATGCGCGACGACCCGGCGCGAACGTGGCTGTGGAGCCGCGCCGAGATCGCCGACGGGGCCCTGACGCGGGCTGGCCCCGCAGGCGTTCGCGCGGTGTTCGACCGGATGGCGGCAGAACCTGAACTGGTCGGCTGATCCGCGCGTAAGCGCCCTCCCCGTTTACCGGCGAGATCACTGCTCAGGCGCGCGGTCTTGCCTGGACGTAGGTCCCCAACAGCCGCAGCCAGTTGGTGTGATAGCGCAGCTCGTCGAGGGCATTCGCCACCGCCTGCTCGCTCGGCGCGCCGACGATCTCGGCATAGAATTCCGCTGCTGCGAAACCGCCGTCGCGCAGGTAGCTCTCGAGCTTGGTGATGTTGATGCCGTTGGTCGCGAAGCCGCCGAGCGCCTTGAACAGCGCCGCGGGCCGCTGCCGCACCTCGAAGTTGATCGACGTCATCACCGGCACCCCGGGCGGCGGCTCGACCGCGTCGCGCGCCAGCACGACGAAGCGCGTGGTGTTGTGGGCCGCATCCTCGATGCCCTCCGCGTGGATGGTCAGGCCGTAAAGCTCGGCCGCCAGCGTCGAGGCGATGGCGGCGATGCCCGCCTCGCGGCGCTCGGCGACCATGGCCGCGGCCCCGGCGGTATCGAAGCTGCCGACCGGGGTGATGCCCCATTCGCGCAGCCGCTGGCGGCACTGGCCGAGCGCCTGAGGGTGGCTGGCGGCCTCGCGGATCGCGTCGCGCGGGCCCGCCGACATCAGGCAATGACTGACCCGGACGAAATGCTCGCCGACGACGTGCAGCCCGGACTCCGGCAGCAGGAAATGGATGTCCGCAACGCGGCCGTGGAGCGAATTCTCGATCGGGATGACGGCGCGCGCCGCCGCTCCGGTCTGCACCGCCTCGATGGCGTCTTCGAACGACAGGCACGGCAGCGGCAGCCCTTGCGGGAACATCTCGCGCACCGCCTGATGCGAATAGGCACCGGGCGCACCCTGGAACGCCGTCGCGCGGCGCGGTTCCGCGTCGGCGGCGTCGGTCATCGCAGTAACGAGGCGCTGCGCGGGGGCGGGATAATTGTCCATCGGCGCGAGCGGTTATGGCACGTGAACCGCTGTGACAAGCAAAGCCTTGCCGCACTGCACCCTTCGCCCCTATAGCCCGGCATTGTTAATCGTCGGGCGCAGCGCCCTTTGCCGGAGGTCCGGGTGGACAGTTTCGAGTGGAACAAGATCGCGGGCTGGGTGCTCGCCGCGGCTATCGCCGTGCTCGGCCTGACCATCGTCACCGGCATGATCTATAAGCCGGAGGTGCTGAAGAAGCCCTCGTACGTCGTCGAGGGCGTCGAAGCCGAGGCCGCCGTCGGTGCAGTCGCCGTCGCGGACAAGCCGATCGAGGCGTTCCTCGCCACCGCGTCGGTCGAAAAGGGCGCGGCGATCTTCAAGAAGTGCGCCGCCTGCCACACCATCGAGAAGGGCCAGCCCGCGGGCATCGGCCCCAACCTCTATGGCGTGCTCGGTGGCCCGCACGCCCATATGGTCGGCTTCGGCTATTCGGAGGCGATGCAGGCGACCCACGGCGAGACCTGGGGCTGGGACAACATCAACAAGTGGCTGACCAGCCCGAAGGCGTACATCCCGGGGAACAAGATGGCCTTCGCCGGCCTCAGCAAGCCCGAGGACCGTGCCGACGTGGCGGCGTACGTGAACTCCAAGAGCGACAAGCCGCTGCCGATCCCGGCCGTTCCTGCCGAGGCGGCCGCAACACCGGCTGCCGCTCCCGCTGCGGGCGCGACAGCGGCTACGCCTGCGACGACCGAAGCCGCGCCCGCTGCGGGCAAGGCGCCCGACGTGCCGGTCGCAGACGCGAAGACTGCCGCCGCACAGCCGGCGAAGGTCGGCGGCCCGGCGTCACCGACGGCGGGGGCCGGGGCGAAGGATACGAAGTAAGGGCTGCCCACTCTACTCTCTCTACAGGGCTGGGCTGGATTGAAATTGACGCAATAATTTCTGTCATCCCCGCGCACGCGGGGACCCATGAACACCCAGTTTCATTGACGGTCGGACGTTCGAGCATCGAAACCTTGGCCGGTGTTCATGGGTCCCCGCCCTGCGCGGGGATGACAGTTCAGAGACCGGGCCCGCCAGCCTCAGGCTAGCCTGCGCCCAGTGCCACCCGCTCGACCCCACCAAGCCGCCCGACCCGGCCCTTGAGCTCGTTGTCGATGGCAAAATCCCGCCCCAGCGACAGGCTGGCGATGCGCCCGCCCGACAGCGCGATCCGCGCCAGGACCTCGCCCCGCCCGCCGCGCGCCGGGGCCAGTGCCGTCGCTAGCGCCCCGATCGAGCCGGGACCGAGGTCGACCGTCAGCCGGCACCGCGTCCGCAGCGCCATCTCGGCGAGCGGGGTCAGGCCGGCGACAGCGACGCGCGGACTCTCGTCGCTGTCGCGCCACTGCAGTTCGACCTGGAGCAGCACCGGCTGTGCCGCCGCGACCGCGGACTCGATCAGCGCCTGTGCCTCGGCATTGAAGCAGCTCGCGACGAACTGCCCGCTCGAATCGCTGACCGTCAGCAGCAGATACGGATCGCCGCCCTTTTGCGGGGTGCGCCAGCGCATTTCCTCGATCAATCCGGCCATCACCGCGCCGAAGCGCCCGCCCTCGCGCGGTGCCGACATGCCGCAGACCTCAGCCCAGGTCTTCGCTCCGTTGGCCTCGAGGACGTGCGCGAATGCATCCGCGGGATGGCCGGAGAAGTAAAACCCGAAGGCCTCTTTCTCGAACCCCATCGCCTCGGCCAGCGTCCAGCGCACCGCGGGCGGCACCAGCATTGCGGTCGAGCGCTCGGGGGCATCGCCGAACAGCGCGACCTGCGCACTCTCGCGCGCCGCCGCCGCCGCCTGCGCGGTGCCGAGCAGCGCTTCCGCCAGCCGGTGTACCCCGGCGCGATTCGCCGCGATTCCGTCGAAACCACCGCCCGCGATCAGGCTTTCGAGCTGGCGTTTGTTGAGCAATTTCGGGTCGATCCGGTGTGCGAAGTCGGCGAGCGTCGTGAACTTGCCACCCGCCGCGCGCGCCGCGCAGATCGCCGCCATCGCCTTCTCGCCGACACCCTTGAGGCCGGCCAGCGCATAGCGGACCGCAAGCGTGTCGCCCGTCGCCTCGACCGAAAAGTCCTCGGAGCTTGCATTGATACACGGCGGCAACACCTTGACGCCGCTGCGCCGCGCGTCGTCGACGAAGATCGCCAGCCGGTCGGTGTTGGTCAGGTCGTACGCCATCGAGGCGACGAAGAACTCGGTCGGATGGTGCGCCTTCAGCCACGCGGTCTGGTAGCTGAGCATGGCGTAGGCGGCCGCGTGCGACTTGTTGAAGCCGTAGTTGGCGAACTTGAGCACCAGGTCGAAGATCGCCGTGGCGGTCTGCTTCGGGATGTCGAGCGCCGCCGCACCTTCGGCAAAGCGCTGCTTCTGCGCATTCATCTCGGCGAGAATCTTCTTGCCCATCGCGCGGCGCAGCAGGTCGGCCTCGCCGAGGCTGTAGCCCGCCAGCGTGCGGGCGATCTGCATCACCTGCTCCTGGTAGACGATGATGCCGTAGGTTTCGGCCAGCACCGGTTCCATCGCCGGGTGGAGCAGCTGGATCGCCTCGCGCTTGTGCTTGCGGTTGGCGAAGCTCGGGATGTTCTCCATCGGGCCCGGCCGATAGAGGGCGCCGAGCGCGACGATATCGGCGAAACAGTCGGGCCGGACCTGGGTCAGCGCGCGGCGCATGCCCTCCGATTCGAACTGGAAGACGCCCACCGTGTCGGCCCGCGACAGCAAGGCATAAACCGCGGGATCGTCGAGCGGCAGCGCGTTCCAGTCGACCTCGACGCCGCGCGCCGCGAGCAGCTTCTGCGCGCGGTCGAGCACCGACAGCGTCTTCAGGCCGAGGAAGTCGAACTTCACGAGGCCGGCCTTTTCGACGTACTTCATGTCGAACTGCGTGACCGGCATGTCGGAGCGCGGGTCGCGGTACATCGGCACCAGCTCGGCCAGTGGCCGGTCGCCGATGACGACGCCCGCGGCGTGGGTCGAGGCGTGGCGCGGCAGCCCTTCCAGCTTGAGCGCGATGTCGAACATGCGCTCGACCTTGGGGTCGCGCCGCCGCTCGGCCATCAACTCGCCGATGCCCTCGTGCTTCTTGCCGTCCTTGTCGGCACCGACGCCGAGCGTGCGCGCCAGTGTCCACGGGTCGGTCGGGTGGCTCGGCACCTGCTTCGCCAGCCGGTCGATCTGGCCGTAGGGCATCTGCAGGACGCGGCCGACGTCCTTGATGACGGCGCGCGCCTTCAGCCGCCCGAAGGTGATGATCTGGGCGACGCGGTCGCGGCCATAGCGCGCCTGGACGTACTGGATCACCTCGTCGCGGCGGGTTTCGCAGAAGTCGATGTCGAAGTCGGGCATCGACACGCGGTCGGGGTTGAGGAAGCGCTCGAACAGCAGGCCGTGGACGATCGGGTCGAGGTCGGTGATGGTCAGCGCCCAGGCGACCACCGAGCCGGCGCCCGAACCGCGCCCCGGGCCGACCGGAATGCCCTGCAACTTGGCCCAGACGATGAAGTCGGCGACGATCAGGAAGTAGGCGGCAAAGCCCATGTCCTGAATGACTTGGCACTCGAAGTTGAGGCGCTGGATGTAAGCCTCGCGGTCCTCGACACCCGCCGCATCGAGGCGCGCGTCGAGCCCGGCGCGGGCATCGGTGGCGAGCGACAGTTTCTCGGCCTCGGCGTCGCCCGCGAGCAGGCTCGGCAGGATCGGCTTGCGCGCCGGCGCAGCGACCGCGCAGCGCCGGGCGACAACGAGCGTGTTCGACAGCGCCTCGGGCAGGTCGGCAAAGCGCATCGCCATGTCGGCGGGGGACTTGAGCCAATGCTCGGCGTTCGAGCGGCGGCGGGTCTCGGCGTCGACATAGGCGCTGTCGGCGATGCACAGCATGGCGTCGTGCGCGGCGTGGTAGTCGGGCGTCAGGAAGCGCACCGGGTTGGTTGCGACCAGCGGCAGGTCGCGGTCGTGGGCGAGCGCCACGAGGACGTGTTCCGACTTAATCTCAATGGGATCGGCGGTGCGGCTAACCTCGATATACAGCCGCTCGGGGAACGCTGCGACGAGGCGGTCGGCGTATTCGGTGGCGTCCTGGCCCTCGGAGATGAGCCGCGCCAGCGCACCCTCGGCGCCCGCGGTCAGGCACAGCAGGCCGTCACTGCGAGCTGCGATGGCGTCGAGGGTCAGCTTCGGCTCGTCGGTCCCGGCGCTGCCGAGATGCGCCTCGCTGACCAATGCGATGAGGTTCGAATAGCCCCCCGCATCCTGGGCGAGCAGGACCAGCCAGTCGGTCACCGGCTTCGACAGGATCGACCGCGCCCCGGGCCGCTCGACCGCGACCAGCGCCCCGACGATCGGCTGGACCCCCGCGTCGGCGCAGGCCTCCGAGAACTCCATCGCGCCGAACATGTTGTTGCGGTCGCCGAGCGCGACGGCGGCGAACCCCATCGTGCGGCACGCCTTGGCGATGTCCTTGGGCAGGCAGGCGCTTTCCAGCATCGAGTAGGCGGACTGGACGCGGAGATGGACGAACGGCGCGTGGGACATGGCGGCTAGATGGGGCATCGGGGCGGAGTCGGGCAAGGCGGCGCGGGAGATTGGTGGGGGTAAGTGTCGAGCCCCGCGCGTTGCACCCCGCATGGATACCACCCTCGCCCCGATGGAAGCCAAGCTCGTGGCGGTCCTGCCTGACGAATCTGGCTGGCAGTTCGAGCCGAAATGGGACGGCTTCCGCTGCCTCGTCTTCCGCTCGGGCGACGACATCGTGCTGATGTCCAAGTCGGGCAAGCCGCTCGGGCGCTATTTCCCCGAGGTGACGGCACTGGTCGCCGCCCTGCGCGCCCGGCGCTTCGTTCTCGACGGCGAGCTGCTCATCGACGTCGAAGGGGCGCTGTCGTTCGACGCGCTGCAGGCCCGGCTGCACCCGGCCGAAAGCCGCATCCTCAAGCTGTCGGTGGCGACGCCGGCGCGGCTGATGGTGTTCGACCTGCTCGACGACGGAGAGCCGCTGGCCGGGCTGCCATTGAGCGAGCGGCGCACCCGGCTCGAGGCGTTCGTCGCGGCGAACCCGTCCGACGGCATCGCGCTGTCTCCCGCGACGACCAAGCTCAAGCAGGCGCAGGCGTGGCTCGAACGATCGGGCGCCGCGCTCGACGGCGTGGTCGCCAAGCGGTTCGATCAGCCCTACCGCTTCGGCGAGCGCGCGATGCTCAAGGTCAAGCGCCAGCGGACCGCTGACTGCGTCGTCGGCGGCTTCCGCTACGGCGCGAACAGCACGACCGTCGCGTCGCTGCTGCTCGGGCTGTACGACGACGCCGGGCTGCTCAACCACGTCGGCTTCACCTCGGGGCTGGGCGGCATGGACCTCGCGGCGCTGACGAAGCAGCTCGAGGCGCTGCCGGGCGAGGGCTTTACCGGCAAGGCTCCCGGCGGGCCGTCGCGCTGGTCGACCGAGCGTTCGAGCGAGTGGGTGCCGCTGGCGCACGATCTGGTGGTGGAGGTGCGCTTCGACCAGGTGACGGGTGACCGCTTTCGCCACGGCACCGGCTTCCTGCGCTGGCGGCCCGACAAGGCGCCCGGCCAGTGCACGATGGAGCAGCTCGGGCCGCCGCTCCGCCCCGGCGACCTCGGCGTGGCGTTTTGAGCGCGGCGCGGATAGACCAGCAAACATGAACGAAGCCAGCCCCGCCGCGACCGTCGTCGTCCTCCGCGATGCCCCCGGCGGTGTCGAACTGCTGCTCACCGAGCGCCACGGCAAGCTCGGTTTCGCGGGTGGCGCGATGGTGTTCCCGGGCGGCAAGGTCGATCCGGGCGACCTCGGGGTGGCGCGGGACCCGATGCTGGCGACGGGCTTCGAGGCGCTCGACGACACCGACGCGGCCGCCCGCATCGCCGCCGCCCGCGAGGCGCTCGAGGAGGTCGGGATCGTGCTGTCGGCGGGCCCGCCCCTCCCCGCCGAGACGCTGGCCCTCTGGCGCGCGCGCTTTGCCGAGACTGCGGACGAGGCCGGGACCTATGCCGCCTTTCTCGCCGCGACCGGGCACCGCGCCGATGCCGTGCGGCTGACGCCGTATGCGCACTGGGTTCCGCCGATGGGGCTGCACCGGCGCTTCGACACCTTGTTCTACGTCGCGGTCGTCGCGTCGGGAAGCGAGGTCACGCCCGACGGGGTCGAGGCGGTCGCGGCGCACTGGACGACTGCAGCGAATGCGGTGGCGCAGGCGACGAACAAGGAGATCAGCGTGGTCTTCCCGACGCTCCGCAACCTCGAGCGGCTGGCGCAGTATCCGACCAGCGCGGCGCTGCTCGAACGGCTGGCGACGACAACGATGACCCGCATCCAGCCCGAGATCGTCGAGCGCGACGGCGAGACCTGGCTGACGATCCCGGCGAACTGCGACTACCCGGTCACCGAGGAGCGGCTGAACAGCGTCCGCCGCCAGTAATCAGGCGGCGACGTCGACGCGCGCTGTGGTCCAGAGCGCGGGGACAACGTCAGCTCCCGGATAGGCGACCAGCACTTCGGACGGCTCGTCGAACACCGCGTCGCAGGCTCCGGTGGTCATCCAGACCTCGCCGCCGGTGCAGCGCTGGCCGTCGAGGGTGCCCTGCCCGCTCAGCAGTACCAGTGTCGCCGGACGATCGGCGGCCGGCTCGAGCCTGACCGCGCCGTCGACGGCGATGCGCTCGATGACGAAGCTTGGTCCCTCGACCAGCGCCACCCGCCCCGCACCGAGCGCCCGTCGCGTTGCCAGGTCTCGCCAAGGCGCGACGTCGGCGACCGCGACGCCCGCGGCGAGGTGAAGTTCGCGCGGCCGCCCGTAGTCGAACAGCCGGTAGGTCAGGTCGAGGTTCTGCTGGATTTCGACCAGCGTGATGCCGGCGCCGATGGCGTGGATGGTCCCGGCGGGCGCGAAGATCAGGTCGCCGGCCTTGACCACCCGCCAGTCGAGCAGATGCTCGATCGAGCCGTCGAGCGCCGCCGCGGCCAGCGCGTCGGCAGCGAGCGGCTCGCGTAGCCCCAGCGCGATCGTCGCCCCGGGCACCGCCTCGAGGATCAGCCACGCCTCGTCCTTGCCGCGCGGGTAGCCGCTTGCTAGCGCCGCAGCCTCGGGGGGATGGACCTGGACCGACAGGCGGTCGGCGGTGAACAGGATCTTGACCAGCAGCTCGGCGGCATCGCCCTCGGGCGCGGAATAAACCATCTCGCCGATCGACGAGGCGGGCACGATGTCGGTCCACGGCGACAGGTCGCGGCGGCCCCATGGCTTTTCGAGCGCTTGCGAAGTCAGTCTGGTCGCCACAATCTACACCAAGAGCCGCGACGCGGATCGAGTCCGCGCCTTTACCCGCCTATAACGCCTCAACCATGCTGCGGCTACGGTGATGGTGCGCCGCAGCATCGAGTTGAAGCGCATTACTCGATGCGCAAGCGGCACGATCCCGCCCTGATGGCACAGGCGACGCCGGCGCGGGTTGAGCTGCCGGAACCAGTACGGAGACCACGTTGCGCGTCCTGTTGTCGATCGCGCTGACGGTCGCCTTATGCTGGATCGTGGTGCGCGGCCTGGAACTGATCGCGCCCCTTCACCGTGCGTGGACACCGAGCGATTTCGCCACCGTCGGGGGTCGTGCCGACACCTGGGCACTCGCGAGCGTGCGCGACGATCCGCGCTGGTGCCGGAGTGTGCTCGCCGCCGCCCACGTGCAGTTCACGCCGATGCCCGACCGGGTCACCGGCCCCGGCTGCGGGTTCAAGGGCGCGGTGCGGCTGACGGGGCCGGAGCTGTCACCACGCGGCCCGGTGCTGACCTGCCCGCTCGCCGTCGCGTTGACATTATGGGAACGCCGCGTGGTGCGGCCGGCAGCGCGCGCCGGGCTGGGCAGCGATATCGCGGCGCTCGAACACTTCGGCACCTACAGCTGTCGGGCGATCGCCGGCAGCGACCGCCGCAGCCAGCACGCCACTGCGAACGCGATCGACATCGCCGGGTTCAGGCTGAAGCGCGGCGGCATGGTGTCGGTGCGGCGCGACTGGAAGGGCGAGCCGGCACGCGCTCAGTTCCTCCACGATACCCACGACGGCGGTTGCAGGCTGTTCGGGACAGTGCTCGGTCCCGGCTACAACGCCGCGCACCGCGACCACCTCCACCTCGACATGGCGAACTGGAGCTATTGCCCCTGAGGCGGGGAGATCCGCGCAGCTACTCGCCGTCGAGCGTCGGCGGCTCGGCGGCATCCTCCTTGAACCCGCTCGACGGTGCGGGATCGAGGCCGCGGCCGGGCTGGGTATTCGACGGCGGATCGCTGGTCGGGAAGGTCTCGTCGAGCGCGACATCGAGCTTGGCGTCCTCGCTCGACGGGTCGCGCTTCAGTCCGGCGTGGCTCTCGGCGTCGAGCGCGTCGCGATGCTCGGAATTGGGCGGCGTGTCGGCGTGGGCGAGGGGGCGCTTTTCGTCTTCGGAACCGGACATGGCAGTGGCTCTCCTTTCCGACAAAACGGATGGGGCGGGTACGGCGTTCCGCTGCCCTCCCCGCCACCGGGTCGATCAGGGTGTGGGGAGATATGGTGCCAATCCCGCCGCCACGATGCGCGCACCGGCGACGCTGAGATGGTGGCGGTCAAAATACAGCACCTGCCCGCCGCGATAGACATCGCACCGGCCCGAGCGGCAGAGCAGGTCGCTGGGCTCGACCACCGTCACCCCATCGGCGCGCAGGCCGGCGAGCGTCGGAGCCAGATAGCGGGTCATCGCCGTGTGTTCGGCCAGAGTCACGCCATCGGGCTCGCTGAGCACCCCGCGTTGCTCCAGATGCGCGAGGTGGCGCGGCACCGGCCAGGCCTGCATCGGGACCCCGCCGAGCAGCACGACCGTACGCCCTCCGGTCCGCAAGCGTGCGATCGTCGCGGCGAGTGCCTGCGGAAGGCCCGGGCGCCGCTGGTTTGCCGGGTTGGCCCAGAAACCGACGATGAACAACGTGCGGATGCCAGGATGAGCGTCGAGGTACGACACGACCTCGCGGTTCCGGGCCGCGCAGGCATCGCCGAGCGAAACCAATCCGAGGACGGGTGTGCAGTCCGAGGTCGTCTCGGACACCAGCGACTGGCCGCGCACCCGGGCAAGTTCGCCCAATGCATAGCTCATCTCGACACCGTGACTGTCGCCCCACAGCAGGGCCGCAGGCGGCACATCCGCTCCGAACCGGCACGGCGGTATGCCGGGCGGGTCGTCCTGCTGGCGGTGGCAGGCGTCGCGTCGCGGACTCACTCCCTTAGATGCCGCGTCGAGGGCCAGCACCTCCGGGGCGAAGCGCTGCGGCCACCCGCGGGCCGCAACACCCGCGATCGAGACGACGACGATCGACGCCGCTGCCACGCCCGCGAGCTTGAACAGCCGGGCTTGCGGCACCCACTGCGAGTTTCGAAACGGCCGCTCGACGGTGCGCCACGACAGCGCCGCCAGCACGAACGACACGGCAATGGCGGCCACCGTCCAGCCGCCCGTCAGCCGCCGGTCGGTCGCGTATTCCGCGAACACGATGACCGGCCAGTGCCACAGATAGAGCGAATAGGAGATCTGCCCGACGAACACGACGGGCCGCAGGCTCAGCAGGCGCCCGACCGCCGTTCCCTCTGCGGCGTGGATCAGCGCCGCGGCCCCCAGCACCGGGAGCAGCGCGGCGGCACCGGGGAAGGCGGTTGCGGGGGTGAACGCCACCACTGCCCAGCCGATCGCAGCGAGCCCGGCGACCGCGACGACCTCGCGCGCCCGCCGGTCGGTCACGGCCGGCACCGCACCGACCGCCAGCAAGGCCCCCGCCATCAACTCCCACGCGCGGGTCGGCAGCAGGTAAAAGGCGAACTCGGGGTGAGTCCGGGTCAGCACGATGCACAGTGCCAGCGACCCCACGAAGATCGCTGCAAGCACATGCAGGAGCGAGCGCGCGCCGTAGCGGTGGAGCAGGATCAGCAGCAGCGGGAAGACGATGTAGAACTGCTCCTCGACCGCCAGCGACCAGGTGTGCAGCATCGGCTTGCTGTGCGCGGCGGCGTCGAAATAGCCCGCCTCCGACCAGAACAGGATGTTCGAACCGGACAGCAGCGCCGCGATCACCGACCGCGGCACCATCCGGAAATCACCCGGAAAATACAGCCACGCCGCTCCCGCCAGCACCGCCACCATCACCGCGACCAGCGCCGGCAGGATGCGCCGGATGCGACGTTCGTAGAAGCGCACGATCGAGAAGCGCTGCTCGTCGACCTCGCGCGCGATGATCCCGGTGATCAGGAAGCCCGAGATCACGAAGAACACGTCGACACCGACGAAGCCGCCCGGCAGTCCGGACACGCCAGCGTGAAACAGCAGCACCGGCAGGATGGCGACCGTGCGCAGGCCGTCGATCTCGGGGCGATACGCGCGGCTCACCGGCGAGCCGGGCGGGATGCGCCTGTCGATC containing:
- a CDS encoding acyltransferase, coding for MSLDGEERPNSQARRKVRRLPRAGAGPGSTANRQSVKIDELSNDHPLQRQEGVRGRVRIDRRIPPGSPVSRAYRPEIDGLRTVAILPVLLFHAGVSGLPGGFVGVDVFFVISGFLITGIIAREVDEQRFSIVRFYERRIRRILPALVAVMVAVLAGAAWLYFPGDFRMVPRSVIAALLSGSNILFWSEAGYFDAAAHSKPMLHTWSLAVEEQFYIVFPLLLILLHRYGARSLLHVLAAIFVGSLALCIVLTRTHPEFAFYLLPTRAWELMAGALLAVGAVPAVTDRRAREVVAVAGLAAIGWAVVAFTPATAFPGAAALLPVLGAAALIHAAEGTAVGRLLSLRPVVFVGQISYSLYLWHWPVIVFAEYATDRRLTGGWTVAAIAVSFVLAALSWRTVERPFRNSQWVPQARLFKLAGVAAASIVVVSIAGVAARGWPQRFAPEVLALDAASKGVSPRRDACHRQQDDPPGIPPCRFGADVPPAALLWGDSHGVEMSYALGELARVRGQSLVSETTSDCTPVLGLVSLGDACAARNREVVSYLDAHPGIRTLFIVGFWANPANQRRPGLPQALAATIARLRTGGRTVVLLGGVPMQAWPVPRHLAHLEQRGVLSEPDGVTLAEHTAMTRYLAPTLAGLRADGVTVVEPSDLLCRSGRCDVYRGGQVLYFDRHHLSVAGARIVAAGLAPYLPTP